A single genomic interval of Haloterrigena salifodinae harbors:
- a CDS encoding TIGR00341 family protein — MRLVQLTVPTGKRETILEELDDRGIDYVLTDEESNRGYTAVVYFPLPDPAVEPVLDELQDVGVDEDAYTVVVDAETVVSRRFEALREEYENGDVETDRISRQELQSEADSLTPTFSVYVIMTVISAVVATAGLFLDSPAVVVGSMVIAPLIGPALGLSVGSVIDDEELFRESFRYQIIGILLAIGAAAIFALLVRVTNIVPPTLNISTVGEISERLAPDLLSLVIALGAGIAGIISIATGTAVALVGVMIAAALIPPAAAAGIAIAWGEPSAAIGATVLVLVNVLSVNLAGLLTLWWAGYRPENLFSLGETEQRVRRRVAGLAVIVLVFAVFLGAITYSSYTVSTFEENAHDEAETVLSQEEFAEYQVLEFNVVMDESYPFIGPQRVVVTVGGPPGEAPPELADRLHERINQHTDEEVDVQVRYVGLVER; from the coding sequence GTGCGGCTCGTTCAGTTGACGGTACCGACGGGGAAGCGGGAGACGATCCTCGAGGAGCTCGACGACCGGGGGATCGACTACGTCCTGACCGACGAGGAGAGCAATCGGGGGTACACTGCGGTCGTCTATTTTCCGCTGCCGGATCCGGCCGTCGAACCGGTGCTCGACGAGCTCCAGGACGTGGGCGTCGATGAGGATGCCTATACGGTCGTCGTCGACGCGGAGACGGTCGTCTCGCGGCGCTTCGAGGCCCTCCGCGAGGAGTACGAGAACGGCGACGTCGAGACCGACCGCATCTCGAGGCAGGAGCTACAGTCGGAGGCCGATTCGCTGACGCCGACGTTTTCGGTCTACGTGATCATGACGGTTATCAGCGCCGTCGTCGCGACCGCGGGGCTCTTCCTCGACTCGCCGGCCGTCGTCGTCGGGTCAATGGTAATCGCGCCGCTGATCGGGCCGGCGCTCGGGCTGAGCGTCGGCTCGGTGATCGACGACGAGGAACTGTTCAGGGAGAGCTTCCGCTACCAGATCATCGGCATCCTCCTCGCGATCGGCGCGGCAGCGATCTTCGCGCTGCTGGTCAGGGTGACCAACATCGTGCCGCCGACGCTCAACATCAGTACCGTCGGCGAGATTTCCGAGCGGCTCGCGCCGGACCTGCTCTCGCTGGTGATCGCGCTGGGCGCCGGCATCGCGGGGATCATCAGCATCGCGACGGGGACCGCCGTCGCCCTGGTCGGCGTCATGATCGCGGCGGCGTTGATCCCGCCGGCCGCGGCAGCCGGCATCGCGATCGCGTGGGGCGAACCCTCCGCCGCCATCGGCGCGACCGTGCTCGTGCTGGTCAACGTGCTCTCGGTGAATCTCGCCGGGCTGCTGACGCTGTGGTGGGCCGGCTACCGTCCGGAGAACCTGTTCTCGCTCGGCGAGACGGAACAGCGGGTTCGGCGGCGGGTGGCCGGACTGGCCGTGATCGTCCTCGTCTTCGCCGTCTTCCTTGGGGCCATCACCTACTCGTCGTACACCGTCTCGACGTTCGAGGAAAACGCCCACGACGAGGCCGAAACCGTTCTCTCCCAGGAGGAGTTCGCTGAGTACCAGGTCCTCGAGTTCAACGTGGTCATGGACGAGAGTTATCCCTTCATCGGGCCGCAACGCGTCGTCGTCACCGTCGGCGGCCCGCCAGGCGAAGCGCCGCCCGAGTTGGCCGATCGGTTACATGAGCGAATCAACCAACACACGGACGAGGAGGTCGACGTCCAGGTCAGGTACGTCGGGCTCGTCGAACGCTGA
- a CDS encoding GNAT family N-acetyltransferase, producing MTFPRLSLREATSADAASIAAVHEASICVLGSDGYDDEQVQAWLSNVHPERYPLEQDGFRVVVADHEADGVVGFGLLDCEPAGRDDPSTGEIGAVYVHPDYARQGIGRAILETLESAARDAGLEALVLTASRNAVGFYERQGYAGVETVRLEMEDGVALACLEMRRQLVPE from the coding sequence ATGACTTTCCCCCGGCTCTCGCTCCGCGAGGCGACGTCCGCAGACGCCGCGTCGATCGCCGCCGTCCACGAGGCGTCGATTTGCGTCCTCGGCAGCGACGGATACGACGACGAACAGGTCCAGGCATGGCTCTCGAACGTTCATCCCGAGCGGTACCCGCTCGAGCAGGACGGCTTCCGCGTCGTCGTCGCCGACCACGAGGCCGACGGCGTCGTCGGCTTCGGCCTGCTCGACTGCGAGCCCGCTGGCCGTGACGACCCGTCGACCGGCGAAATCGGGGCCGTCTACGTCCACCCCGATTACGCGCGCCAAGGCATCGGTCGGGCGATCCTCGAGACGCTCGAGTCGGCTGCCCGCGACGCGGGTCTCGAGGCGCTCGTGCTGACTGCCTCGAGAAACGCCGTCGGGTTCTACGAGCGACAGGGTTACGCGGGCGTCGAGACGGTTCGCCTCGAGATGGAAGACGGCGTGGCGCTGGCGTGTCTGGAGATGAGAAGGCAGTTGGTACCCGAGTGA
- a CDS encoding DUF5518 domain-containing protein produces the protein MTNWRAVFIGFLLATVLGIVGLVLPGIGQLAAGLIGGFVAGYMAGGGLGSGLWHGLLAGSLGGIIGGLLIGVAVGIAGLALGPIGGAISGAAGLGIFALAVVISLVMAIESALAGAVGGVLNP, from the coding sequence ATGACCAACTGGCGCGCCGTATTTATCGGCTTCCTGCTCGCGACCGTCCTCGGAATCGTCGGCCTCGTCCTCCCCGGCATCGGCCAACTCGCTGCGGGGCTGATCGGCGGGTTCGTCGCCGGCTATATGGCCGGCGGCGGCCTCGGCAGCGGACTCTGGCACGGGCTGCTCGCGGGATCGCTCGGGGGAATCATCGGCGGTCTCCTGATCGGCGTCGCCGTCGGCATCGCCGGGCTCGCGCTCGGCCCAATCGGGGGTGCAATCTCCGGCGCCGCCGGCCTCGGCATCTTCGCGCTCGCCGTCGTGATTTCGCTGGTGATGGCCATTGAGAGCGCGCTCGCGGGAGCCGTCGGCGGCGTGCTCAATCCGTGA
- the ddh gene encoding D-2-hydroxyacid dehydrogenase, giving the protein MQFELERLGVHDSVEAVFPPSELAGFLADLPLEVGVIGDNEIAACDAVVTLEYREAFLEVDWVHSIQAGVDRFPFDEFEADDVVLTNSTGIHDRWVGETVAGYLLSFARRLHDHVANQQERRWDQPEWDEGFTLSGTTACVLGTGTLGSGVAEVLGSLGVRVTGVRRSAAPVPGFEEVYATEDLLEAVADADFVIVTLPLTDETRHLVDADVFEAMRGDAYFVNVGRGPVVDEAALIDALESGTIEGAALDVFETEPLPEESPLWDLDEVIVTPHCAAFTEDYFRAIGDIVRENVSRLESGEEFYNRVV; this is encoded by the coding sequence ATGCAGTTCGAACTCGAACGACTCGGCGTTCACGACTCGGTCGAGGCGGTGTTTCCGCCGTCGGAACTCGCGGGTTTCCTGGCCGATCTCCCGCTCGAGGTCGGCGTGATCGGCGACAACGAGATTGCGGCCTGCGACGCCGTCGTCACCTTGGAGTACCGCGAGGCGTTCCTCGAGGTCGACTGGGTACACTCCATTCAGGCGGGCGTCGACCGGTTCCCGTTCGACGAGTTCGAAGCCGACGATGTCGTCCTCACCAACAGCACGGGCATCCACGACCGGTGGGTCGGCGAGACGGTCGCGGGCTACCTGCTCTCGTTCGCCCGCCGGCTCCACGACCACGTCGCAAACCAACAGGAACGGCGCTGGGACCAGCCCGAGTGGGACGAGGGCTTCACGCTGTCCGGGACCACGGCCTGCGTGCTCGGTACCGGCACCCTCGGGAGCGGCGTCGCCGAGGTGCTCGGCTCGCTCGGCGTCCGCGTCACCGGCGTTCGTCGCTCCGCGGCGCCCGTCCCTGGCTTCGAGGAGGTCTACGCGACCGAGGACCTGCTCGAGGCCGTCGCCGACGCCGACTTCGTGATCGTGACGCTGCCGCTGACCGACGAGACTCGCCACCTCGTCGACGCCGACGTCTTCGAGGCCATGCGCGGGGACGCCTACTTCGTCAACGTCGGCCGCGGCCCGGTCGTCGACGAGGCGGCGCTGATCGACGCCCTGGAATCGGGGACCATCGAGGGTGCGGCGCTGGACGTCTTCGAGACCGAACCGCTCCCCGAGGAGTCGCCGCTGTGGGACCTGGACGAGGTGATCGTCACGCCCCACTGCGCCGCCTTCACCGAAGACTACTTCCGGGCGATCGGTGACATCGTCCGCGAGAACGTCTCGCGGCTCGAGTCCGGCGAAGAATTCTACAACCGCGTCGTCTGA
- the engB gene encoding GTP-binding protein EngB translates to MFDTRPDREAEVVLVGRSNVGKSTLMREITGHKFDTGGKPGVTRQPNHYDWAAEDFVVTDLPGFGFMSGVDEEYREEIKTNIVQYVEEYADNILAGILVVDGKSAVDIIDRHSGPDEIPYDVEMFHFLRDVDIPTVVAVNKMDKVDDKDERLNDLCDRLGLYPPWKQWQETIAPITAKNGQINSLNEAVREHLHEQNRDDLFKFF, encoded by the coding sequence ATGTTCGATACGCGTCCCGACCGCGAGGCCGAAGTCGTCCTCGTCGGTCGCTCGAATGTGGGCAAGTCCACGCTCATGCGCGAGATTACGGGGCACAAGTTCGACACCGGCGGCAAACCCGGCGTCACGCGCCAACCAAACCACTACGACTGGGCGGCCGAGGACTTCGTCGTCACCGATCTCCCCGGCTTCGGCTTCATGAGCGGGGTCGACGAGGAGTATCGCGAAGAGATCAAGACCAATATCGTTCAGTACGTCGAGGAGTACGCCGACAACATCCTCGCCGGCATTCTGGTCGTCGACGGCAAGAGCGCCGTCGATATCATCGACCGCCACTCCGGCCCCGACGAGATCCCCTACGACGTCGAGATGTTCCACTTCCTTCGAGATGTCGACATCCCGACCGTCGTCGCCGTCAACAAGATGGACAAGGTCGACGACAAAGACGAGCGCCTGAACGACCTCTGTGACCGGCTCGGGCTCTACCCGCCGTGGAAACAGTGGCAAGAGACCATCGCGCCGATCACCGCCAAGAACGGGCAGATCAACTCCCTCAACGAGGCCGTCCGTGAGCATCTGCACGAGCAGAACCGGGACGACCTCTTCAAGTTCTTCTGA
- a CDS encoding polysaccharide deacetylase family protein, whose amino-acid sequence MTGFGRRDVCRVGAAGALAVAGLGTTGTGAVVGSAEQNTNGRVVFVYDDSWREDWTDTFPVHQDEGVPACSAAVVDHVDTSWGLLPEHLREMEDAGWEIMAHTTSHVAVGNLYLTAPAAAGDERLYLDGSFLAEYEGEEIVISDGDRTVENAVAGGDRDDTGIYLDLAEPIGESFDAETAYVRFTEDRIRDEVVSSKEALEELGVEVDGFVSPYGRSDGLVEDLVRDHYAAFANRGGNGVNALEGLDPHALGRSSIDGHAVTEAEIEAFFDDVAANDALGIAVGHSQFDETTPERIRFAIRAAKERDLEIVTLRTALADLGFRAGNGGGTDGTGEESNESNGTDGTGEESDESDDDSLPGFGIAGTLAGLGTAGYLLSNRRRDDERS is encoded by the coding sequence ATGACCGGTTTCGGACGACGCGACGTCTGCCGGGTCGGCGCGGCGGGCGCGTTGGCGGTAGCCGGACTCGGGACCACCGGGACCGGAGCGGTCGTCGGTTCCGCCGAACAGAACACGAACGGTCGCGTCGTGTTCGTCTACGACGATAGCTGGCGCGAGGACTGGACCGACACGTTCCCCGTCCATCAGGACGAGGGCGTTCCCGCCTGTAGTGCGGCCGTCGTCGACCACGTCGACACCTCCTGGGGGCTGCTCCCGGAACACCTACGGGAGATGGAGGACGCGGGCTGGGAGATCATGGCCCACACGACGAGTCACGTCGCGGTCGGCAACCTCTATCTAACCGCGCCGGCCGCGGCCGGCGACGAACGGCTATATCTCGACGGGAGCTTCCTCGCCGAATACGAGGGCGAGGAGATCGTGATCAGCGATGGCGATCGAACCGTCGAGAACGCCGTCGCCGGCGGCGACCGGGACGACACCGGAATCTACCTCGACCTCGCGGAGCCGATCGGCGAGTCGTTCGACGCGGAGACCGCGTACGTCCGCTTCACCGAGGACCGGATCCGAGACGAGGTCGTCAGCTCGAAGGAGGCGCTCGAGGAGCTGGGCGTCGAGGTCGACGGGTTCGTCTCGCCGTACGGTCGCAGCGACGGGCTGGTCGAGGACCTCGTTCGGGACCACTACGCCGCGTTCGCGAACCGCGGCGGCAACGGAGTGAACGCGCTCGAGGGACTCGACCCGCACGCGCTCGGTCGCTCGAGCATCGACGGACACGCGGTGACCGAAGCCGAGATCGAGGCCTTCTTCGACGACGTCGCCGCGAACGACGCCCTCGGCATCGCGGTCGGTCACAGCCAGTTCGATGAGACGACCCCCGAACGGATCCGGTTCGCAATTCGGGCGGCGAAAGAGCGCGACCTCGAGATCGTGACGCTACGAACGGCGCTGGCCGATCTCGGGTTCCGAGCGGGGAACGGCGGCGGAACCGATGGAACCGGTGAGGAATCCAACGAGAGCAACGGGACTGATGGGACCGGTGAAGAATCCGACGAGAGCGACGACGATTCGCTGCCGGGATTCGGGATCGCCGGCACGCTCGCCGGCCTCGGTACCGCGGGGTATCTCCTCTCGAATCGTCGACGCGACGACGAGCGGTCCTGA
- a CDS encoding MEDS domain-containing protein, with protein sequence MSETTQNPGDEEEPALEGELEPPSDRTDFPDFRGPVAPLEDHETVDHFGLIYETHAERFAAVGPYVVQGLERGERCMYIRADSSREEVLDALQSGGIDVDAALDSGQLSVHTVEETYLDGGSFDVDEGYDLLERAMEEAHAEYEGFRVTAEETWLADDEHAQEAFMSCEAHVNDLVDGEESTALCQYDRTELPPEVIEDVIQTHPYLIYDGTVCQNVFYTPPEEYFGPARPARENERKLQTLVDRTDAEATLETEEWAQRQLYAIAADPHRSFEEKIDDLLAFGREMFDLEVGGMARVDPATDYYRIEAVSGDHDGLEVDTEIPLSETYCHEVVENGPADTVPMPTELSTVTGELSEPKSRASDDVRAYLGTCIPIEGDLDRTFFFTSSDPSDGAFSERERTFLRLMGQWVKYELEQRRHERLLRDLYETIADPQASVSEKIEGLLELGSERFGLEIGYFTQTDDDETFEIIATIGDHDEIRAGARDTLCNTYCEKLLASPGPISVTDAAEVGWTDDPAYERFGLDAYFATTVHAGGEEYGTLCFGSESPRDRSYSDSERTFLDLMGQWLSYELEQQRRVRYLQESYEITSDPARSFEEKLQALFDLGSEQFGLDVGGMAKVFPDADRLEVEYTSEECGPFRSGLEPPLSGTYCGAAYGADDPMTITDPVAEGYDGYAYEVLGFEAYLGTHIEVDSGHDRLFFFTTTEPRARPFTDAERTFLDLMGQWVSYELERRKHRQSQEKLYEITADSDLSFDEKTEHLLDLARERFDLEMGFLLEKQGDEFRVVKTRGTDLEEGVARLSANPGNYCKRTITMETPLGVEDVTAVGWDDDPLYREYDLGCYLGTKVTDGDGVYGSVCFADTGGRDREFTDADYAFLDLIGQWLSYELERDERERRLERSNERLEESNERLEQFAYAASHDLQEPLRMVSSYLQLLESRYEDTLDAEGKEFLEFAVDGADRMREMIDALLAYSRVETRGDPLEPVALEDVFESVREDLRMQIEESDTTITADSLPRVRGDASQLRQVFQNLLSNAITYSGDEPPRVHVTAERRGRDVVVSVRDEGIGIDPDEQDRIFDIFDRLHSREEYDGTGIGLALCERIVERHGGEIWVDSEPGDGSTFSFLLQPAAAGSS encoded by the coding sequence ATGAGTGAAACAACGCAGAACCCCGGCGACGAAGAAGAGCCGGCGCTCGAGGGCGAGCTCGAGCCGCCGAGCGACCGAACTGACTTCCCCGACTTCCGCGGTCCGGTCGCGCCCCTCGAGGACCACGAGACGGTCGACCATTTCGGACTGATCTACGAGACGCACGCCGAACGGTTCGCGGCGGTCGGTCCCTACGTCGTACAGGGACTCGAGCGCGGCGAACGCTGCATGTACATCCGCGCGGACAGTTCGCGCGAGGAGGTACTCGACGCGCTGCAAAGCGGCGGAATCGACGTCGACGCCGCACTCGATTCGGGACAGCTCTCCGTCCACACCGTCGAGGAGACGTATCTCGACGGCGGTTCGTTCGACGTCGACGAGGGGTACGACCTTCTCGAGCGCGCCATGGAAGAGGCGCACGCGGAGTACGAAGGGTTCCGCGTGACCGCCGAGGAGACGTGGCTCGCCGACGACGAGCACGCTCAGGAAGCGTTCATGAGCTGTGAGGCGCACGTAAACGACCTCGTCGACGGCGAGGAGAGCACGGCCCTGTGTCAGTACGACCGCACCGAGTTGCCCCCGGAAGTCATCGAGGACGTCATCCAGACGCACCCCTATCTCATCTACGACGGAACGGTCTGCCAGAACGTCTTCTACACCCCACCCGAGGAGTACTTCGGTCCCGCCCGTCCCGCTCGGGAGAACGAACGCAAACTGCAGACGCTGGTCGATCGCACCGACGCGGAGGCGACGCTCGAAACCGAGGAGTGGGCCCAGCGGCAGCTGTACGCGATCGCCGCGGATCCCCATCGCTCGTTCGAGGAGAAGATCGATGACCTCCTCGCGTTCGGCCGCGAGATGTTCGACCTCGAGGTCGGCGGCATGGCCCGCGTCGATCCGGCGACAGATTACTACCGGATCGAAGCGGTCAGCGGCGACCACGACGGGCTGGAGGTCGATACGGAGATCCCGCTGTCGGAAACCTACTGCCACGAGGTCGTCGAGAACGGGCCGGCCGACACCGTCCCGATGCCGACCGAACTGTCGACGGTCACCGGCGAACTATCGGAACCGAAGTCCCGCGCGTCCGACGACGTACGGGCGTATCTCGGCACCTGCATCCCGATCGAGGGCGATCTCGATCGGACGTTCTTCTTCACCTCCTCGGACCCGTCGGACGGCGCGTTCTCCGAACGGGAGCGGACCTTCCTGCGGTTGATGGGCCAGTGGGTCAAGTACGAACTCGAGCAGCGACGCCACGAGCGACTCCTGCGGGATCTCTACGAAACAATCGCGGATCCGCAGGCGTCCGTTTCCGAGAAAATCGAGGGGCTGCTCGAACTCGGAAGCGAGCGGTTTGGCCTCGAGATCGGGTACTTCACGCAGACCGACGACGACGAGACGTTCGAGATCATCGCCACGATCGGCGATCACGACGAGATCCGAGCAGGCGCCAGGGACACGCTGTGTAACACGTACTGCGAGAAGCTCCTCGCGTCGCCGGGCCCGATCTCCGTGACCGACGCCGCCGAGGTCGGCTGGACCGACGACCCCGCCTACGAGCGGTTCGGCCTCGACGCGTACTTCGCGACGACCGTCCACGCTGGCGGCGAGGAGTACGGCACGCTGTGTTTCGGCTCCGAATCACCGCGCGACCGATCCTACAGCGACAGCGAGCGCACCTTTCTCGATCTGATGGGACAGTGGTTGAGTTACGAACTGGAACAGCAGCGACGCGTCCGCTACCTGCAGGAGAGCTACGAGATCACGTCCGATCCCGCGCGCTCCTTCGAGGAGAAGTTACAGGCGTTGTTCGACCTCGGGAGCGAGCAGTTCGGCCTCGACGTCGGCGGCATGGCCAAGGTCTTCCCCGACGCCGACCGACTCGAAGTCGAATACACGAGCGAGGAGTGCGGTCCGTTCCGGTCCGGGCTCGAACCGCCGCTGTCGGGAACGTATTGCGGGGCGGCGTACGGCGCGGACGACCCCATGACCATCACCGATCCCGTCGCGGAAGGCTACGACGGATATGCCTACGAGGTGCTCGGGTTCGAGGCGTATCTCGGCACGCACATTGAGGTCGATAGCGGACACGACCGCTTGTTCTTCTTCACGACCACCGAGCCGCGAGCCCGTCCGTTCACGGACGCCGAGCGCACCTTCCTCGATCTGATGGGACAGTGGGTGAGCTACGAGCTCGAGCGACGGAAACACAGGCAATCGCAGGAGAAGCTGTACGAAATCACCGCCGACAGCGATCTCTCGTTCGACGAGAAGACCGAGCACCTGCTCGATCTGGCTCGCGAGCGGTTCGACCTCGAGATGGGATTCCTCCTCGAGAAACAAGGCGACGAGTTCCGCGTCGTCAAGACTCGAGGGACGGATCTCGAGGAGGGCGTCGCGCGGCTCTCGGCGAACCCCGGCAACTACTGTAAGCGAACCATTACGATGGAGACGCCGCTGGGCGTCGAGGACGTCACGGCGGTCGGCTGGGACGACGATCCGCTCTATCGTGAGTACGATCTGGGCTGTTATCTCGGCACGAAGGTGACCGACGGCGACGGCGTCTACGGATCGGTGTGCTTCGCCGATACCGGCGGTCGGGACCGGGAATTCACCGACGCCGACTACGCCTTTCTCGACCTGATCGGCCAGTGGCTCAGCTACGAACTCGAGCGCGACGAACGCGAACGCCGGCTCGAGCGCTCCAACGAGCGTCTCGAGGAGTCGAACGAACGCCTCGAACAGTTCGCCTACGCGGCCAGTCACGACCTGCAGGAACCGCTCCGGATGGTCTCGAGTTACCTCCAGTTGCTCGAGAGCCGATACGAGGACACCCTCGACGCGGAAGGCAAAGAGTTCCTCGAGTTCGCCGTCGACGGCGCCGATCGGATGCGCGAGATGATCGACGCCCTGCTGGCGTACTCCCGGGTCGAGACTAGGGGCGACCCGCTGGAACCGGTCGCCCTCGAGGACGTCTTCGAGAGCGTCCGCGAGGACCTCCGCATGCAGATCGAGGAGTCCGACACGACGATCACCGCCGACTCGCTCCCGCGGGTCCGGGGCGACGCCAGTCAGTTACGACAGGTGTTTCAGAACCTCCTCAGCAACGCAATCACGTATAGCGGCGATGAACCGCCGCGCGTTCACGTCACCGCCGAACGACGGGGTCGAGACGTGGTCGTCTCGGTCCGCGACGAGGGAATCGGCATCGATCCGGACGAGCAGGACCGCATCTTCGACATCTTCGACCGCCTCCACAGTCGCGAGGAGTACGACGGGACGGGGATCGGCCTCGCGCTGTGCGAGCGAATCGTCGAGCGCCACGGCGGGGAGATCTGGGTCGACTCCGAACCCGGCGACGGCTCGACGTTCTCGTTTCTGCTGCAGCCCGCGGCCGCCGGCAGCTCGTGA
- a CDS encoding flagellin: MVRASVVQLLLFTAAISAATLFAGSIATEAGLYAQSVEGEGARDVATIDGEISLINHPEAGTTYNETADNVTIYAKNVGGGSIEADAADLLIDGEYVRSVETRVLERADSLWREGAVLELTASASLEPGVHRAVVDADGAQDRLEFEHRIAYWTSPDGQNGTANDCTAENCTVSLSESGGELTLEMATELDQPNESVAYASSNETVATVDPENGTTDAAGTDSTTLYLHETGETTVTLDVGWDADEILIRVEE; the protein is encoded by the coding sequence ATGGTCCGAGCCTCCGTCGTCCAGTTACTGTTGTTCACCGCCGCGATCAGCGCCGCGACGCTGTTCGCGGGCAGCATCGCCACGGAGGCCGGGCTGTACGCCCAGTCCGTCGAGGGCGAGGGTGCACGGGACGTCGCGACGATCGACGGCGAAATTTCGCTCATCAACCACCCCGAGGCCGGGACGACGTACAACGAGACCGCCGACAACGTGACGATATACGCCAAGAACGTCGGCGGCGGCTCGATCGAGGCCGACGCCGCCGACCTCCTGATCGACGGCGAGTACGTGCGGTCCGTCGAGACCCGCGTTCTCGAGCGAGCAGATTCCCTCTGGCGCGAGGGGGCGGTCCTCGAGCTAACCGCCTCTGCGTCGCTCGAGCCGGGAGTCCACCGCGCGGTCGTCGACGCCGACGGAGCCCAGGACCGACTCGAGTTCGAGCACCGAATCGCTTACTGGACCAGCCCGGACGGACAGAACGGGACCGCCAACGATTGTACCGCGGAGAACTGTACCGTCTCCCTGAGCGAGAGCGGCGGCGAACTGACGCTCGAGATGGCGACGGAGCTCGACCAGCCGAACGAGTCGGTCGCGTACGCGAGTTCCAACGAGACCGTCGCGACGGTCGACCCCGAGAACGGGACGACCGACGCGGCTGGAACCGACTCGACGACGCTCTACTTGCACGAAACGGGTGAGACCACCGTCACGCTCGACGTCGGGTGGGACGCCGACGAGATCCTGATCCGCGTCGAGGAGTAG
- a CDS encoding NOG1 family protein, with protein MIFEDLPTTPTSEELIDKAFSRAARAGKAKRGLEAQQSMLQTAANIISDNLENVVTAWPDFEYDAHPFYYELADAIVDVDKLRQSLSEVMWASRKAREIHEEYQPRLRKTDVDTARKHRKQAFARLADIVEQIDDHLLYINESRNDLRDLPEINPDEPTIVVAGYPNVGKSSFVNDVTSARGETASYPFTTKGIGLGHFEHEHLRYQLVDTPGLLDRPPAERNEIETQAVSAIEHLADCMLVMIDPSGECGYPLESQLELRDSIVDQFESVPVLTVANKIDRREVWNEDLLDKLDADYTMSIETGEDVETVLEAAIEAVDYEPELPFEE; from the coding sequence ATGATTTTCGAAGACCTTCCGACGACGCCCACGTCGGAAGAGCTGATCGACAAGGCGTTTTCGCGGGCGGCGCGGGCCGGCAAGGCCAAACGCGGCCTCGAAGCCCAACAGTCGATGCTCCAGACGGCGGCCAACATCATCTCGGACAACCTAGAGAACGTCGTGACGGCGTGGCCGGACTTCGAGTACGACGCGCACCCGTTCTACTACGAGCTCGCGGACGCGATCGTCGACGTCGACAAACTCCGCCAGAGCCTCTCCGAAGTGATGTGGGCCAGCCGGAAGGCCCGCGAGATCCACGAGGAGTACCAACCCCGCCTGCGCAAGACCGACGTGGACACCGCGCGCAAGCACCGCAAGCAGGCCTTCGCCCGGCTCGCGGACATCGTCGAACAGATCGACGACCACCTACTGTACATCAACGAATCGCGCAACGATCTGCGGGACCTGCCCGAAATCAACCCCGACGAGCCGACGATCGTCGTCGCCGGCTACCCCAACGTTGGCAAGTCCTCGTTCGTCAACGACGTCACCAGTGCCCGCGGCGAGACCGCCTCCTACCCCTTCACCACGAAGGGGATCGGCCTCGGACACTTCGAGCACGAGCACCTCCGATACCAGCTCGTCGACACGCCGGGACTGCTCGACCGCCCGCCGGCCGAGCGCAACGAGATCGAGACCCAGGCGGTCAGCGCCATCGAGCACCTCGCGGACTGCATGCTCGTGATGATCGATCCCAGCGGCGAGTGCGGCTACCCCCTCGAGTCCCAACTCGAGCTTCGGGACTCGATCGTCGACCAGTTCGAGTCCGTTCCGGTCCTCACCGTCGCGAACAAGATCGACCGCCGGGAGGTCTGGAACGAGGACCTGCTCGATAAACTGGACGCCGACTACACCATGAGTATCGAGACCGGAGAGGACGTCGAGACGGTGCTCGAGGCGGCCATCGAAGCGGTCGACTACGAGCCCGAACTCCCCTTCGAGGAGTGA